From Anopheles arabiensis isolate DONGOLA chromosome 3, AaraD3, whole genome shotgun sequence, a single genomic window includes:
- the LOC120900105 gene encoding cytochrome b5 reductase 4 isoform X2, giving the protein MENADKLQLPNLNKEVKNVTTSPMRSPVNQSLLLPKQSSGSATGNPRNKTALKPGHSLMDWIRLGNSGTDLTGTGGRIVPVSHAELAKHDRAEDAWMAIRGKVYNVTRYMNFHPGGADELMRGAGKDATRLFEEVHAWVNYESLLAKCYIGPLRNTITINLADSSTNPNSKLPPPPPSFAQASKLSVTATPTSPPTPTKDTTDTASTTPPPPSIVSSASDDSLKLSIPIVPRFDWIQKTAELTLIFYTRSLANPGVMVECVDHLEVTVNILLESSVQHRYRFHLANNVRWPCTVRTSLESGKIELMFNKLCPALWTSYGQMTYERRENCELQLHEYDVATRVEITHDSCALLLRPKNNSLLQVTPVGHHVSVSASIDGEYVSRSYTPVPASCVSTDCPGTFIPLLVKSYQDGCLSKHLTRPVPLGTSLQVSQPSGNFALSKLRHHNRFALLAAGSGLTPMLALLHYLLERNSNRIEHICLLYFNKTEADIWCREMLENLCKKDKRFTLKHYLSEVELPEPTAPAAAAAAAATDSEGNRSTLVHGRVTPDIIRQLTTKDSPLYASYCCLCGPKPFNELCQQYFQQMPDHNPKHLHCFQG; this is encoded by the exons GCAACCCTCGGAACAAAACCGCACTGAAGCCGGGCCATTCGCTGATGGACTGGATCCGGCTGGGCAACTCGGGCACCGATCTGACCGGCACCGGGGGCCGCATCGTACCCGTCAGCCATGCGGAGCTTGCCAAGCACGATCGGGCGGAAGACGCCTGGATGGCAATACGGGGGAAGGTGTACAACGTGACGCGATACATGAACTTTCATCCCGGAG GAGCCGATGAGCTGATGCGTGGTGCCGGCAAGGATGCAACAAGACTGTTCGAGGAGGTGCACGCCTGGGTGAACTACGAATCCCTGCTGGCAAAGTGCTACATCGGTCCACTGCGCAACACGATTACCATCAATCTGGCGGACAGCAGCACCAACCCGAACAGTAAgctaccaccgccaccgccctcGTTTGCCCAAGCGTCCAAGCTGAGCGTCACTGCCACACCAACGTCGCCACCAACGCCCACCAAGGATACGACTGATACGGCGTCCACCACGCCCCCACCGCCATCGATCGTCAGCTCGGCCAGTGACGATTCGCTGAAGCTGTCCATACCGATCGTGCCACGGTTTGACTGGATCCAGAAGACTGCCGAACTGACGCTCATCTTCTACACCCGCTCGCTTGCCAACCCGGGCGTGATGGTGGAGTGCGTCGACCATCTCGAGGTGACGGTAAACATACTGCTCGAGTCGAGCGTCCAGCACCGGTACCGGTTCCATCTCGCCAACAACGTCCGGTGGCCGTGTACCGTCCGTACGTCGCTCGAATCGGGCAAAATCGAGCTAATGTTTAACAAGCTCTGCCCCGCCCTGTGGACCAGCTACGGGCAGATGACGTACGAGCGGCGGGAAAACTGTGAGCTACAGCTGCACGAGTACGACGTGGCAACGCGCGTTGAAATTACGCACGATTCCTGtgcgctgctgttgcggcCGAAAAACAACAGCCTGCTGCAGGTGACACCCGTCGGGCATCACGTGTCGGTGTCGGCTTCGATCGACGGCGAGTACGTGTCCCGGAGCTACACACCCGTGCCGGCCAGCTGCGTCAGTACGGACTGTCCGGGCACTTTCATACCGCTGCTGGTGAAATCGTACCAGGACGGGTGCCTGTCGAAGCATCTGACCCGCCCGGTACCGCTCGGCACGTCGCTGCAGGTGTCCCAGCCGAGCGGGAACTTTGCGCTGAGCAAGCTGCGGCATCACAATCGCTTTGCACTGCTGGCCGCCGGCAGTGGACTGACGCCGATGCTGGCCTTACTGCACTATCTGCTCGAACGGAACAGCAATCGTAT TGAGCACATCTGTCTGCTGTACTTCAACAAAACCGAGGCGGATATCTGGTGCCGAGAGATGCTGgaaaatttatgcaaaaagGACAAAAG ATTCACCCTGAAGCATTACTTATCGGAAGTGGAACTACCGGAACCAACcgcacctgctgctgctgctgctgctgctgctactgacaGTGAGGGAAACCGTTCAACCCTTGTCCACGGGCGAGTGACGCCGGACATCATCCGTCAGCTGACGACAAAGGATTCACCGCTGTACGCCAGCTACTGCTGTCTGTGCGGTCCGAAACCGTTCAACGAACTGTGCCAGCAGTACTTCCAGCAGATGCCCGACCACAATCCAAAGCATCTGCACTGCTTTCAGGGTTAG